A genomic window from Bacilli bacterium PM5-9 includes:
- a CDS encoding pimeloyl-ACP methyl ester carboxylesterase (product_source=COG0596; cath_funfam=3.40.50.1820; cog=COG0596; pfam=PF12146; superfamily=53474) — MEIVIDNMVINYEKVGHGQPVIVMHGWQQNLEMMYSIVGALSDQYEVYNIDLPGHGQSDEPLTPYTIDDYTTFLEKFIVENNIVNPIIIGHSFGCRIAIRYASRNENLDKMILTGAAGIMPKRTILYYFKIYTYKFFKLFKDVPFIKHYIQEMIDNGGSEDYKNSSPIMKEVLKNTVNFDLTPYLTEVNVPTLLIFGSNDDATPVWMGKIMNARISDSKLIIYEGCSHYAYLERIEDFNRDMLNFLKDGEQ; from the coding sequence ATGGAAATAGTAATTGATAATATGGTTATAAATTATGAAAAGGTTGGACATGGACAACCTGTTATTGTTATGCATGGGTGGCAACAAAATCTTGAAATGATGTACTCTATTGTTGGGGCACTTAGTGATCAATATGAAGTATACAATATTGATTTACCTGGGCATGGTCAAAGTGATGAACCACTAACACCATATACAATAGATGATTATACAACTTTTTTAGAGAAATTTATTGTTGAAAATAATATTGTTAATCCAATCATTATTGGACATTCTTTTGGATGTAGAATAGCAATTAGATATGCTTCTCGTAATGAAAATCTTGATAAAATGATTTTAACAGGAGCAGCAGGAATAATGCCAAAAAGAACAATCTTATATTATTTTAAAATATATACATACAAGTTTTTTAAGTTATTTAAAGATGTTCCATTTATAAAACACTATATTCAAGAAATGATAGATAATGGTGGATCAGAGGATTATAAAAATAGTAGTCCAATTATGAAAGAAGTTTTAAAAAATACTGTAAACTTTGATTTGACACCTTATTTAACAGAAGTTAATGTTCCAACATTATTAATCTTTGGAAGTAATGATGATGCGACACCAGTATGGATGGGTAAAATAATGAATGCTCGTATTAGTGATTCTAAGTTAATTATTTATGAAGGATGTTCTCATTATGCATACTTAGAAAGAATTGAAGATTTTAATAGAGATATGTTAAACTTCTTAAAGGATGGTGAACAATAA
- a CDS encoding putative cofD-like protein (product_source=TIGR01826; cog=COG0391; pfam=PF01933; superfamily=142338; tigrfam=TIGR01826) has product MSKIKVVCIGGGSGLSHFVKGIKNIDYIELKCIVTVADSGGSSGVLKEELNIPAVGDIRNVLVALSNVPEELETVMNYRFDTGSLMGHSLGNLVIAGILQSSNQNIVKTLKSLSDVFNVRGSIIPSAKGVVDIKATLVDDSEVYGEKNIGVVNKEIRTIEYMMPVSATKEAVEAIDEADLLIYSIGSLYTSLIPNLIIPEIKESIRNSNASKVYFANLMSQPGETDNYSLSEHVDAINRHLGFDGIDAIIVNNQKISKKILDRYQEKGAYPVACDYKNINPKTKIIKYDIAKVEDNKIMHSPDKINKLFNKDLKCLFQEK; this is encoded by the coding sequence ATGTCGAAAATTAAAGTTGTATGTATAGGTGGAGGAAGTGGGTTATCTCACTTTGTTAAAGGAATTAAAAATATTGATTATATTGAATTAAAGTGTATTGTAACAGTTGCTGATAGTGGTGGAAGCAGTGGAGTTTTAAAAGAAGAATTAAATATTCCGGCAGTAGGAGATATTCGCAATGTTTTAGTAGCATTGTCTAATGTTCCAGAAGAGTTGGAAACTGTAATGAATTATCGTTTTGATACTGGGAGTTTAATGGGGCACTCGTTAGGAAATTTAGTGATTGCTGGTATTTTACAATCATCAAATCAAAATATTGTGAAAACTCTTAAAAGCCTTTCAGATGTCTTTAATGTTAGGGGTTCAATTATTCCAAGTGCAAAGGGAGTAGTTGATATTAAGGCAACTCTAGTTGATGATAGTGAAGTTTATGGTGAAAAAAATATTGGCGTTGTTAATAAGGAAATTAGAACAATTGAATATATGATGCCAGTTAGTGCCACAAAAGAAGCTGTTGAAGCAATTGATGAAGCTGATTTATTAATATATAGTATCGGCAGTTTATACACTAGCCTTATTCCTAATTTAATAATTCCTGAAATAAAGGAATCAATTAGAAACAGTAATGCTTCAAAAGTTTACTTTGCAAATTTAATGTCACAACCTGGAGAAACAGATAATTATTCTTTATCTGAACATGTGGATGCTATAAATAGACATTTAGGATTTGATGGAATAGATGCTATTATAGTTAATAATCAAAAGATTTCTAAAAAAATCTTAGATAGATATCAAGAAAAAGGTGCATATCCAGTTGCTTGTGATTATAAAAATATCAATCCAAAAACAAAAATAATAAAATATGATATTGCAAAAGTAGAAGATAATAAAATAATGCATAGCCCTGATAAAATAAATAAATTGTTTAATAAGGATTTAAAATGTCTTTTTCAAGAGAAGTAA
- a CDS encoding DNA-binding protein WhiA (product_source=TIGR00647; cath_funfam=3.10.28.10; cog=COG1481; ko=KO:K09762; pfam=PF02650,PF10298,PF14527; superfamily=55608,69125; tigrfam=TIGR00647), translating to MSFSREVKIELCQNELPGCCKKAFISAIIKMNSSLGINNNGVSINISFENVAIIRYVYEILKELYQIETQIVVSRQMRLNKGNIYTLKIVDKALEILDDLDLMNNFEFSKEIGKDFQKNSCCRKAYIAGSFIAAGSVNSPDKSNYHLEIQSDDKEHLENLKNLIDYVNKGKYPLDINFKMIKRRNNYLIYLKSSREIVDFLNYLGAINCTFRFEDVRMQRDFVNSINRINNMDVANEQKTQKAAQSQIEMIEKIDKFLGIDKLEDKLEKIALIRLQNPEASLIELCEIYNKNNIEQISKSGMNHRLRKIKEIANKINVRGDDDGEE from the coding sequence ATGTCTTTTTCAAGAGAAGTAAAAATTGAATTGTGTCAAAATGAATTACCAGGGTGTTGTAAAAAAGCATTTATAAGTGCTATAATTAAGATGAATAGCAGTCTAGGTATTAATAATAATGGTGTTAGTATTAATATATCGTTTGAAAATGTGGCAATCATTAGATATGTATATGAGATACTAAAGGAGTTATACCAAATTGAAACTCAGATTGTTGTTTCAAGACAAATGCGATTGAATAAGGGAAATATTTATACTTTAAAAATAGTTGATAAAGCTTTAGAAATTTTAGATGATTTAGATTTAATGAATAATTTTGAATTTAGTAAAGAAATTGGAAAAGACTTTCAAAAAAATAGTTGTTGTCGTAAGGCATATATTGCAGGAAGTTTTATTGCAGCTGGATCGGTTAATTCACCGGATAAATCTAATTATCATTTAGAGATACAATCTGATGATAAGGAACATTTAGAAAACTTGAAGAATCTTATTGATTATGTAAATAAAGGAAAATATCCACTTGATATTAATTTTAAAATGATAAAAAGAAGAAATAATTATTTAATTTATTTAAAATCTTCTCGTGAAATTGTTGATTTCTTAAACTATTTAGGTGCAATCAATTGTACGTTTAGATTTGAAGATGTTAGAATGCAAAGAGACTTTGTTAATTCAATTAACAGAATTAATAATATGGATGTTGCTAATGAACAAAAAACTCAAAAAGCAGCACAGTCTCAAATAGAAATGATTGAAAAGATTGACAAATTTTTAGGAATTGATAAACTAGAAGATAAGTTAGAAAAGATTGCTTTGATAAGATTGCAAAATCCAGAAGCAAGTTTAATAGAATTATGTGAGATATATAATAAAAATAATATAGAACAAATTAGTAAATCTGGAATGAATCATAGGCTTAGAAAAATAAAAGAGATAGCTAATAAAATCAATGTAAGAGGTGATGATGATGGCGAAGAGTAG
- a CDS encoding UDP-N-acetylmuramoyl-tripeptide--D-alanyl-D-alanine ligase (product_source=KO:K01929; cath_funfam=3.40.1190.10; cog=COG0770; ko=KO:K01929; pfam=PF02875,PF08245; superfamily=53244,53623; tigrfam=TIGR01143; transmembrane_helix_parts=Outside_1_3,TMhelix_4_26,Inside_27_46,TMhelix_47_69,Outside_70_73,TMhelix_74_92,Inside_93_112,TMhelix_113_130,Outside_131_134,TMhelix_135_157,Inside_158_528): protein MINSILLLALFVVYTIFISISAKKALHMFQQNRYEIVRFRQWQKANVTKTYPLYVMVSWFLIALLSLIISSYEIRLFIIITVLIIQGINLLNKNKIITVIKPLVYTNRVKRQIFTYTILYLLFVIGCYQIKDNYFLLILLLFVYNLYQMHIISLVSLINYPLENFFKQRFMNTAKKKLRENKTITSIGITGSYGKTSSKNIINEVLAKKYYCLVTPASYNTPLGISITLNNSLQAIHEIFICEMGADKVGEISELVNFVQPEIGVVTSIGQQHLATFKTQENIINEKMQMVELMPESGVVVLNKDEKFIREYNITSKAKQIWYGVEEDADIKASDISYSKDGSKFKVSIDNEVYDFETKLLGLHNIYNILAAIAIARHFDISIKELQIAIKQLNYVKNRLEIKKQKDYTVIDNAFNSNPVSSKMSLDVLSYMPGTRICITPGMIDLGDKQDYYNKEFGKYFKTRCDKVILVGRKQTKAIYEGLEESGFEMKNVHTVTKIYDAYNLLAKIKEPDCYVLFENDLPDAFNI, encoded by the coding sequence ATGATTAATAGTATTTTATTATTAGCACTTTTTGTTGTATACACCATATTCATTTCAATAAGTGCTAAAAAGGCACTACATATGTTTCAACAAAATCGTTATGAAATAGTTAGATTTAGACAATGGCAAAAAGCTAACGTGACTAAAACATATCCTTTATATGTAATGGTTAGTTGGTTTTTGATTGCTTTGCTTTCACTAATTATATCTTCTTATGAAATTAGATTATTTATTATTATTACAGTTTTGATTATTCAAGGAATTAATCTATTAAATAAAAATAAAATTATTACTGTTATAAAGCCTTTAGTCTATACAAATAGAGTTAAAAGACAAATATTTACATATACAATATTATATCTATTATTTGTAATAGGATGTTATCAAATAAAGGATAATTATTTTTTATTAATATTACTTTTATTTGTTTATAACTTATATCAAATGCATATTATTAGTCTTGTAAGTTTAATTAATTATCCACTTGAAAATTTCTTTAAACAACGTTTTATGAATACGGCAAAGAAAAAGTTAAGAGAAAATAAAACAATTACAAGTATTGGGATTACTGGAAGTTATGGTAAAACAAGTAGTAAGAATATTATTAATGAAGTGCTTGCTAAAAAGTATTACTGTTTAGTAACTCCAGCAAGTTATAATACCCCATTAGGAATTTCAATTACTTTAAATAATAGTTTACAAGCTATTCATGAAATATTTATTTGTGAAATGGGTGCTGATAAGGTAGGAGAAATTAGTGAATTGGTAAACTTTGTTCAACCTGAAATTGGAGTTGTTACTTCAATTGGACAACAACATTTAGCTACTTTTAAAACGCAAGAAAATATCATTAATGAAAAGATGCAAATGGTTGAGTTAATGCCTGAAAGTGGCGTAGTTGTTTTAAATAAAGATGAAAAGTTTATTCGTGAGTATAATATAACTTCTAAAGCTAAACAAATTTGGTATGGTGTTGAAGAAGACGCTGATATTAAAGCAAGTGATATTAGTTATAGCAAAGATGGTTCAAAATTTAAGGTATCTATTGATAATGAAGTTTATGATTTTGAAACAAAATTATTGGGCTTACATAATATTTATAATATTTTGGCTGCAATAGCAATCGCTCGTCATTTTGATATTTCTATTAAAGAATTACAAATCGCAATAAAACAACTTAATTATGTAAAAAACAGATTAGAAATAAAAAAACAAAAAGATTATACTGTGATTGATAATGCGTTTAATTCAAATCCAGTATCTAGTAAAATGTCTTTAGATGTTTTATCTTATATGCCTGGAACAAGAATTTGTATTACACCTGGTATGATTGATTTGGGTGATAAACAGGATTATTATAATAAAGAGTTTGGAAAATATTTTAAAACTCGTTGTGATAAAGTTATTTTAGTTGGGCGTAAGCAAACTAAAGCAATCTATGAAGGGTTAGAAGAATCGGGG
- a CDS encoding tripeptide aminopeptidase (product_source=KO:K01258; cath_funfam=3.40.630.10; cog=COG2195; ko=KO:K01258; pfam=PF01546,PF07687; superfamily=53187; tigrfam=TIGR01883), producing the protein MINKQRMIDNFLSYVQIDSETKNEKNICDYISKQMKDLGFEVIVDNAGEAIGSNGYNVCVKYSNNSKKQPILLSAHLDTVTPGNGIKPIIDGDIIKTDGTTILGSDDKSGVAIIVECMQTIKENNLDSRPIEAVFSIYEEGGLKGAKAFDISQVAAKEAIVLDAGGPIGTICVTAPAQDVITVDIYGKAAHAGMEPEAGVSAIQIAANAISKMNLYRIDEETTANFGIINGGVATNIITDHVHLVGETRSLSTDKLEKQTKSMVDTLEKTASELGGEVNIVVDRSYNPFNISEDSNIVKGMKDAFVKNGFTPQCVPTGGGSDTNVYTDKGLSAINISCGMADVHTTNEYIKISDMEDCAKSLLTFLLDS; encoded by the coding sequence ATGATTAACAAACAAAGAATGATCGATAATTTTCTATCATATGTTCAAATTGATAGTGAAACTAAAAACGAAAAAAATATATGTGATTACATATCTAAACAAATGAAAGACCTTGGCTTTGAAGTTATTGTTGATAATGCAGGTGAAGCTATTGGAAGTAATGGATATAATGTTTGTGTTAAATATTCAAATAATAGTAAAAAACAACCAATTCTTTTATCGGCACATCTTGATACAGTAACTCCAGGAAATGGGATTAAACCAATTATTGATGGCGATATAATTAAAACAGATGGTACAACAATCTTAGGGTCTGATGATAAATCAGGGGTTGCAATTATTGTTGAGTGTATGCAAACAATTAAAGAAAACAATTTAGATTCTCGTCCAATTGAAGCTGTTTTTTCAATATATGAAGAAGGTGGATTAAAAGGTGCAAAAGCATTTGATATTTCACAAGTAGCAGCTAAAGAAGCAATCGTTTTAGATGCTGGTGGACCTATTGGAACAATTTGTGTAACTGCTCCAGCTCAAGATGTTATAACTGTTGATATTTATGGTAAAGCTGCACATGCTGGAATGGAGCCAGAAGCTGGGGTTAGTGCAATTCAAATTGCAGCAAATGCAATTAGTAAAATGAATTTATATCGCATTGATGAAGAAACTACTGCAAATTTTGGAATAATTAATGGTGGAGTTGCAACTAATATCATAACTGACCATGTTCATTTAGTTGGTGAAACTAGATCATTATCAACTGATAAACTAGAAAAACAAACAAAAAGTATGGTTGATACATTAGAAAAAACAGCAAGTGAATTAGGTGGAGAAGTCAATATTGTAGTTGATCGCTCATACAATCCATTTAATATTAGTGAAGACAGTAATATTGTGAAAGGCATGAAAGATGCTTTTGTAAAAAATGGTTTTACTCCGCAATGTGTTCCTACTGGTGGAGGAAGCGATACAAATGTCTATACTGATAAAGGATTAAGTGCTATTAATATTTCTTGTGGAATGGCTGATGTTCACACAACTAATGAATATATCAAAATATCTGATATGGAAGATTGTGCTAAATCACTACTAACATTCTTGTTAGATTCATAA
- a CDS encoding hypothetical protein (product_source=Hypo-rule applied; superfamily=47661; transmembrane_helix_parts=Outside_1_354,TMhelix_355_376,Inside_377_380) translates to MMAKSRIKSEEEYNQILGVTQTNNKEEKKTTNDANQYFNELKESQNEVKESNPFDRVISVEQIKENLKHNDNANNVQKIKEQIALAQKEIGGTLSEDEIEDTVVRPAHQSTDNQKEFSFEENARKLYENLRGSNINKQAPKIVEEEPKKASELEVVEPISISKERVSALESPQVEKPIAQQKEEVVIPATSSLEEDLKRVQRELSTDDVLELTADFTMENENFIDAINQRKKSEQPLVQEQQVIQQQPLKNTSTINDDELDINKQLEEQMNMLEDTSSIKMEPKVVEKAKEQPVNERGIADELELIGKPKKEKNELGNTLTLALNQEDSVKFSTKDMKTLKSDDFLDDEKPKGKVGEIIITVALIVMICVVVFLLVKMFI, encoded by the coding sequence ATGATGGCGAAGAGTAGAATTAAATCAGAAGAGGAATACAATCAAATTTTAGGTGTTACTCAAACCAACAATAAAGAGGAAAAGAAAACTACAAATGATGCAAATCAGTATTTTAATGAGCTGAAAGAAAGTCAAAATGAAGTAAAGGAAAGCAATCCATTTGATCGTGTAATTTCTGTTGAACAAATCAAAGAAAATTTAAAACATAATGATAATGCGAATAATGTTCAAAAAATAAAAGAACAAATTGCTTTAGCTCAAAAAGAAATTGGTGGGACACTTTCAGAAGATGAGATTGAAGATACAGTCGTTAGACCTGCTCATCAATCAACTGATAATCAAAAAGAATTTAGTTTTGAAGAAAATGCTAGAAAGTTATATGAAAACTTGCGTGGTTCAAATATAAACAAACAAGCACCGAAAATTGTTGAAGAAGAACCTAAAAAGGCTAGTGAACTTGAAGTAGTAGAGCCAATATCTATTTCAAAAGAGAGAGTGAGTGCACTTGAAAGTCCTCAAGTTGAAAAACCAATAGCTCAACAAAAAGAAGAGGTAGTAATTCCAGCAACTTCTTCATTAGAAGAAGATTTAAAAAGAGTACAAAGAGAATTAAGTACTGATGATGTTTTAGAATTAACTGCTGATTTTACAATGGAAAATGAGAATTTTATTGATGCAATAAATCAAAGAAAAAAATCAGAACAACCATTAGTTCAAGAACAGCAAGTAATTCAACAACAACCATTAAAAAATACATCAACAATAAATGATGATGAATTAGATATTAATAAACAACTTGAAGAACAAATGAATATGCTTGAAGATACAAGTAGTATTAAAATGGAACCAAAAGTTGTTGAAAAAGCAAAAGAGCAACCTGTTAATGAGCGAGGAATTGCTGATGAATTAGAATTAATAGGAAAACCTAAAAAAGAAAAAAATGAATTAGGAAACACATTAACTCTTGCATTAAATCAAGAAGATTCAGTTAAGTTTTCTACAAAAGATATGAAAACATTAAAAAGTGATGACTTTTTAGATGATGAAAAACCAAAAGGAAAAGTAGGAGAAATTATTATAACAGTAGCACTTATTGTTATGATTTGTGTAGTTGTATTCTTACTTGTTAAAATGTTTATTTAA